A DNA window from Hevea brasiliensis isolate MT/VB/25A 57/8 chromosome 2, ASM3005281v1, whole genome shotgun sequence contains the following coding sequences:
- the LOC110663749 gene encoding uncharacterized protein At4g00950 yields MGSETEPELSSTPRLPLFLSPHAHAYVQSPQRSGMLTPPLYASASVPFRWEEEPGKPSGCTPLSNPIDFSPKCLELPPRLLLDANVNKLLSPTTVMKGPYMGKQRFQSSSFRMIRRECYGSFRRSCSPERGQLSTMVLSKRRLKDRGLLGSWRWGRRAFTGKREVGGASYVFPSFMDRDVEDSNKEDEGSNKNAKITRIRRSGSCSTRTRSRFWGTIYEGLKQVIPWRSKKLKKDGFVI; encoded by the exons ATGGGATCTGAGACAGAACCAGAGCTTAGCTCCACACCAAGATTACCATTATTCTTGAGCCCACATGCACATGCATATGTGCAGTCACCACAGAGATCAGGGATGCTAACCCCGCCACTCTATGCCTCAGCTTCTGTCCCATTTCGCTGGGAGGAAGAGCCTGGAAAGCCCAGCGGCTGCACTCCTCTCTCCAACCCCATTGACTTTAGCCCCAAGTGCCTAGAGCTACCTCCAAGGTTGCTCTTGGATGCCAATGTTAACAAGCTGCTCTCGCCGACTACGGTCATGAAGGGACCTTATATGGGCAAACAAAGATTTCAGTCTTCTTCGTTTAGAATGATCAGAAGGGAGTGTTATGGGTCCTTTCGTAGGAGTTGTAGTCCTGAGAGAGGTCAGCTTAGTACCATGGTTCTTAGCAAGAGACGGCTGAAAGATAGAGGACTTTTAGGTTCCTGGCGTTGGGGAAGGAGGGCCTTCACGGGTAAAAGAGAGGTTGGTGGGGCTAGCTATGTCTTTCCGTCGTTCATGGACAGAGATGTCGAAGATAGCAACAAAGAGGACGAGGGAAGTAACAAGAATGCCAAGATCACAAGGATCAGAAGATCAGGCAGCTGTTCCACGCGTACCAGGTCTCGTTTCTGG GGGACTATTTATGAGGGTTTGAAGCAGGTAATTCCATGGAGGAGCAAAAAACTAAAGAAAGATGGGTTTGTTATTTGA
- the LOC110663748 gene encoding auxin response factor 18 isoform X3: protein MEQLEASTNQELTQQIPRFNLPSKILCRVVNIQLLAEQETDDVYAQITLHPEPDQAEPSSPDSCPPEPQKPTVHSFCKILTASDTSTHGGFSVLRKHATECLPRLDMNQVTPTQELVAKDLHGYEWRFKHIFRGQPRRHLLTTGWSTFVTSKRLVAGDAFVFLRGDNGELRVGVRRLARQQTPMPSSVISSQSMHLGVLATASHAVTTQTLFVVYYKPRTSQFIIGLNKYLGAVNHGLSVGMRFKMRFEGEDSPERRFTGTIVGVGEISPDWSGSKWRSLKVQWDEPATIQRPERVSPWDIEPFAAFASVNLPPTVVKSKRPRPVDTPVSEITTNSTTSPFWYHGSAQSHELSQLGSAAEAQSGESQVVWPMRQKEIDSSILNGSSCNSRVRPEGIWPSSSSHMNVSLSLFPDSADDNRTITTQTVISGYASPVPSRQSNGLVHNLVEKGKKYENSVGCRLFGIDLTRNSNAAAPPEKDSLCSTVDPNGTRGPVSAADDSDKAQNMDVFKSSKELKQIASDTFPRETHNKLGSSSTRTRTKVQMQGVAVGRAVDLTVLKGYGDLIKELEEMFEIKGELSTRDKWAVVFTDDEGDMMLLGDDPWLEFCKMVKKILIYSSEEVKKMSTRYKFLASSLEDEGTIASFNSEHKSDT from the exons ATGGAACAA TTGGAAGCATCAACAAATCAGGAACTGACTCAACAAATCCCGCGGTTTAATCTTCCTTCTAAGATCCTTTGCCGAGTGGTTAACATTCAACTACTG GCAGAACAAGAGACAGATGATGTTTATGCTCAGATCACCTTGCACCCAGAACCAGAT CAAGCAGAGCCTTCAAGTCCCGATTCATGCCCCCCTGAACCCCAAAAGCCAACGGTTCATTCATTTTGCAAaattctaacagcttctgatactagCACCCATGGAGGGTTTTCTGTTCTCAGAAAGCACGCCACTGAATGCTTACCTCGTTTG GACATGAACCAAGTAACCCCAACTCAGGAATTGGTTGCCAAAGATCTTCATGGGTATGAGTGGCGATTTAAACACATTTTTAGAG GTCAACCAAGAAGACATTTGCTTACAACTGGGTGGAGTACATTCGTCACTTCCAAGAGACTGGTTGCAGGAGATGCTTTCGTTTTTCTGAG GGGTGATAATGGGGAATTGCGAGTTGGAGTTCGGCGTCTTGCTCGTCAGCAAACTCCCATGCCTTCATCTGTGATATCCAGCCAGAGCATGCATTTAGGAGTGCTCGCTACTGCTTCTCATGCTGTTACAACACAGACCCTCTTTGTCGTGTACTACAAGCCTAG GACAAGCCAATTTATTATTGGCTTGAACAAATATTTGGGGGCTGTTAACCATGGGTTGTCAGTTGGAATGCGCTTCAAGATGAGGTTTGAGGGAGAAGACTCTCCTGAGAGGAG GTTCACAGGAACTATAGTTGGCGTTGGAGAAATTTCTCCCGACTGGTCAGGCTCTAAATGGCGGTCATTGAAG GTACAATGGGATGAACCAGCAACAATTCAAAGGCCAGAGAGAGTTTCTCCATGGGATATTGAGCCTTTTGCAGCTTTTGCTTCTGTAAATCTTCCCCCAACAGTGGTAAAGAGTAAAAGGCCTAGACCAGTAGATACACCAGTGTCAG AAATTACCACCAATTCAACTACTTCGCCTTTCTGGTACCATGGATCAGCCCAGTCCCACGAGTTAAGCCAACTAGGTAGTGCTGCTGAAGCTCAAAGTGGTGAAAGCCAAGTAGTTTGGCCTATGAGGCAGAAGGAAATTGACAGCAGTATTCTCAATGGTAGCAGCTGTAACTCAAGGGTCCGACCAGAGGGCATatggccttcttcttcttctcacaTGAATGTCTCTCTAAGTCTTTTCCCTGATTCAGCTGATGACAACAGAACTATAACAACACAGACTGTCATCTCTGGTTATGCGTCGCCTGTTCCATCGAGGCAAAGCAATGGCCTGGTGCATAACCTGGTGGAGAAAGggaaaaaatatgaaaattctgtAGGCTGCCgtttgtttggaattgatttaacAAGAAATTCTAATGCTGCTGCTCCCCCAGAGAAGGACTCTTTATGTTCCACTGTTGATCCCAATGGCACCAGAGGACCTGTTTCAGCTGCAGATGATTCTGATAAGGCACAAAATATGGATGTTTTTAAGTCCTCAAAAGAACTGAAGCAAATTGCATCAGATACATTTCCAAGGGAGACGCATAACAAGCTGGGCTCCTCTTCCACAAGAACTCGTACCAAG GTGCAAATGCAAGGAGTTGCTGTTGGTCGTGCTGTTGATCTAACAGTGCTGAAAGGGTATGGAGATCTTATAAAAGAGCTGGAGGAAATGTTTGAAATCAAAGGAGAACTTTCCACCCGTGACAAATGGGCTGTTGTATTTACTGATGATGAGGGTGATATGATGCTTCTGGGTGACGATCCATGGCT GGAGTTCTGTAAGATGGTCAAGAAGATACTAATATATTCGAGTGAGGAAGTGAAGAAGATGAGCACAAGATACAAGTTTCTTGCATCATCTTTAGAGGATGAAGGGACGATTGCAAGCTTCAACTCTGAGCATAAGTCTGACACATGA
- the LOC110663747 gene encoding uncharacterized protein LOC110663747 codes for MPVMEKLKIFVVQEPVVAASCLIAGVGLFLPAVVRPILDSFETSKQVQQPAISDVVAGVRKKQA; via the exons ATGCCGGTGATGGAGAAGCTAAAGATATTCGTAGTGCAAGAGCCTGTTGTTGCAGCTTCTTGCCTTATCGCTGGTGTGG gTCTTTTCCTTCCAGCTGTGGTAAGGCCTATTTTGGATTCCTTCGAAACAAGCAAGCAAGTCCAGCAGCCTGCGATAAGTGAT GTGGTTGCAGGTGTTCGTAAAAAGCAGGCATAA
- the LOC110663748 gene encoding auxin response factor 18 isoform X2, translating into MAHVESNLRGASISHGDRGGDDLYTELWKACAGPLVEVPRPGERVFYFPQGHMEQLEASTNQELTQQIPRFNLPSKILCRVVNIQLLAEQETDDVYAQITLHPEPDQAEPSSPDSCPPEPQKPTVHSFCKILTASDTSTHGGFSVLRKHATECLPRLDMNQVTPTQELVAKDLHGYEWRFKHIFRGQPRRHLLTTGWSTFVTSKRLVAGDAFVFLRGDNGELRVGVRRLARQQTPMPSSVISSQSMHLGVLATASHAVTTQTLFVVYYKPRTSQFIIGLNKYLGAVNHGLSVGMRFKMRFEGEDSPERRFTGTIVGVGEISPDWSGSKWRSLKVQWDEPATIQRPERVSPWDIEPFAAFASVNLPPTVVKSKRPRPVDTPVSAQSHELSQLGSAAEAQSGESQVVWPMRQKEIDSSILNGSSCNSRVRPEGIWPSSSSHMNVSLSLFPDSADDNRTITTQTVISGYASPVPSRQSNGLVHNLVEKGKKYENSVGCRLFGIDLTRNSNAAAPPEKDSLCSTVDPNGTRGPVSAADDSDKAQNMDVFKSSKELKQIASDTFPRETHNKLGSSSTRTRTKVQMQGVAVGRAVDLTVLKGYGDLIKELEEMFEIKGELSTRDKWAVVFTDDEGDMMLLGDDPWLEFCKMVKKILIYSSEEVKKMSTRYKFLASSLEDEGTIASFNSEHKSDT; encoded by the exons ATGGCTCATGTTGAGAGTAATCTCAGGGGTGCTTCGATTTCTCATGGTGATAGAG GAGGAGATGATCTATATACGGAGCTATGGAAGGCATGTGCAGGTCCATTGGTGGAGGTCCCGCGGCCTGGAGAGAGAGTTTTCTATTTCCCTCAGGGTCACATGGAACAA TTGGAAGCATCAACAAATCAGGAACTGACTCAACAAATCCCGCGGTTTAATCTTCCTTCTAAGATCCTTTGCCGAGTGGTTAACATTCAACTACTG GCAGAACAAGAGACAGATGATGTTTATGCTCAGATCACCTTGCACCCAGAACCAGAT CAAGCAGAGCCTTCAAGTCCCGATTCATGCCCCCCTGAACCCCAAAAGCCAACGGTTCATTCATTTTGCAAaattctaacagcttctgatactagCACCCATGGAGGGTTTTCTGTTCTCAGAAAGCACGCCACTGAATGCTTACCTCGTTTG GACATGAACCAAGTAACCCCAACTCAGGAATTGGTTGCCAAAGATCTTCATGGGTATGAGTGGCGATTTAAACACATTTTTAGAG GTCAACCAAGAAGACATTTGCTTACAACTGGGTGGAGTACATTCGTCACTTCCAAGAGACTGGTTGCAGGAGATGCTTTCGTTTTTCTGAG GGGTGATAATGGGGAATTGCGAGTTGGAGTTCGGCGTCTTGCTCGTCAGCAAACTCCCATGCCTTCATCTGTGATATCCAGCCAGAGCATGCATTTAGGAGTGCTCGCTACTGCTTCTCATGCTGTTACAACACAGACCCTCTTTGTCGTGTACTACAAGCCTAG GACAAGCCAATTTATTATTGGCTTGAACAAATATTTGGGGGCTGTTAACCATGGGTTGTCAGTTGGAATGCGCTTCAAGATGAGGTTTGAGGGAGAAGACTCTCCTGAGAGGAG GTTCACAGGAACTATAGTTGGCGTTGGAGAAATTTCTCCCGACTGGTCAGGCTCTAAATGGCGGTCATTGAAG GTACAATGGGATGAACCAGCAACAATTCAAAGGCCAGAGAGAGTTTCTCCATGGGATATTGAGCCTTTTGCAGCTTTTGCTTCTGTAAATCTTCCCCCAACAGTGGTAAAGAGTAAAAGGCCTAGACCAGTAGATACACCAGTGTCAG CCCAGTCCCACGAGTTAAGCCAACTAGGTAGTGCTGCTGAAGCTCAAAGTGGTGAAAGCCAAGTAGTTTGGCCTATGAGGCAGAAGGAAATTGACAGCAGTATTCTCAATGGTAGCAGCTGTAACTCAAGGGTCCGACCAGAGGGCATatggccttcttcttcttctcacaTGAATGTCTCTCTAAGTCTTTTCCCTGATTCAGCTGATGACAACAGAACTATAACAACACAGACTGTCATCTCTGGTTATGCGTCGCCTGTTCCATCGAGGCAAAGCAATGGCCTGGTGCATAACCTGGTGGAGAAAGggaaaaaatatgaaaattctgtAGGCTGCCgtttgtttggaattgatttaacAAGAAATTCTAATGCTGCTGCTCCCCCAGAGAAGGACTCTTTATGTTCCACTGTTGATCCCAATGGCACCAGAGGACCTGTTTCAGCTGCAGATGATTCTGATAAGGCACAAAATATGGATGTTTTTAAGTCCTCAAAAGAACTGAAGCAAATTGCATCAGATACATTTCCAAGGGAGACGCATAACAAGCTGGGCTCCTCTTCCACAAGAACTCGTACCAAG GTGCAAATGCAAGGAGTTGCTGTTGGTCGTGCTGTTGATCTAACAGTGCTGAAAGGGTATGGAGATCTTATAAAAGAGCTGGAGGAAATGTTTGAAATCAAAGGAGAACTTTCCACCCGTGACAAATGGGCTGTTGTATTTACTGATGATGAGGGTGATATGATGCTTCTGGGTGACGATCCATGGCT GGAGTTCTGTAAGATGGTCAAGAAGATACTAATATATTCGAGTGAGGAAGTGAAGAAGATGAGCACAAGATACAAGTTTCTTGCATCATCTTTAGAGGATGAAGGGACGATTGCAAGCTTCAACTCTGAGCATAAGTCTGACACATGA
- the LOC131177991 gene encoding uncharacterized protein LOC131177991 produces the protein MVKVRAAWQRTTNHCFVQEDAKRAPKLACCQSSSSSSKQVDGGPTSATNILDNSAIDFLLCTGTLHILTYPLIQDGGFNCNLVMGTKKKSLDYIGNCDLLPPQKVHVRRYPYGHPRFFDHDDTIPSSLDWKAQNGGIHMAILVLKPLMEDKELQLEGTYKMMYDSIQQKLENFLRAIYQKLSSWKQFFVLKHESRKLRRNAKQAFVEKEHINKLFLSQNSQLFAYKEWFEMLQLEILYYQVKNGEKPISTLFLVVLPRIPLKGRNLQKSWQKFTRGKHGRPSHDISKYVVAFALGLSIVGASLLLGWVLPL, from the exons ATGGTAAAAGTGAGGGCTGCGTGGCAAAGAACAACTAATCATTGTTTTGTCCAAGAAGATGCCAAAAGAGCTCCCAAGTTAGCTTGTTGCCAATCATCCTCTTCTTCATCAAAACAAGTTGATGGGGGACCAACAAGTGCAACAAATATACTAGATAATTCTGCTATAGATTTCCTACTCTGCACAGGAACTCTTCATATCCTAACCTATCCCTTGATACAAGATGGTGGCTTCAACTGCAACCTAGTTATGGGTACCAAAAAG AAATCTCTTGACTATATTGGGAATTGTGACCTTCTCCCACCTCAAAAGGTACATGTTAGGAGATATCCATATGGCCATCCTAGATTTTTTGATCATGATGATACAATACCCTCATCTTTGGATTGGAAGGCACAAAATGGTGGTATCCATATGGCCATCCTAGTTCTAAAACCACTCATGGAAGACAAAGAGCTTCAACTGGAGGGCACTTACAAAATG ATGTATGATTCT ATACAACAAAAATTGGAAAACTTCCTGAGGGCGATCTATCAAAAGCTCAGCTCCTGGAAGCAATTCTTCGTTCTCAAACACGAGTCAAGGAAGCTGAGAAGGAATGCAAAGCAAGCCTTTGTTGAGAAGGAACACATCAATAAGCTTTTCCTTAGTCAAAACTCACAGCTTTTTGCCTATAAGGAGTGGTTTGAAATGCTACAGCTTGAAATCCTTTACTATCAGGTAAAAAATGGTGAGAAGCCAATATCCACTCTATTCCTTGTAGTTCTTCCACGGATTCCTCTTAAGGGCAGGAACCTACAAAAGAGCTGGCAAAAGTTCACAAGGGGCAAGCATGGTCGACCAAGTCATGACATTAGCAAGTATGTTGTTGCATTTGCACTAGGTTTGAGTATTGTTGGTGCTAGCTTGCTACTAGGATGGGTGTTGCCTTTGTAA
- the LOC110663748 gene encoding auxin response factor 18 isoform X1, producing MAHVESNLRGASISHGDRGGDDLYTELWKACAGPLVEVPRPGERVFYFPQGHMEQLEASTNQELTQQIPRFNLPSKILCRVVNIQLLAEQETDDVYAQITLHPEPDQAEPSSPDSCPPEPQKPTVHSFCKILTASDTSTHGGFSVLRKHATECLPRLDMNQVTPTQELVAKDLHGYEWRFKHIFRGQPRRHLLTTGWSTFVTSKRLVAGDAFVFLRGDNGELRVGVRRLARQQTPMPSSVISSQSMHLGVLATASHAVTTQTLFVVYYKPRTSQFIIGLNKYLGAVNHGLSVGMRFKMRFEGEDSPERRFTGTIVGVGEISPDWSGSKWRSLKVQWDEPATIQRPERVSPWDIEPFAAFASVNLPPTVVKSKRPRPVDTPVSEITTNSTTSPFWYHGSAQSHELSQLGSAAEAQSGESQVVWPMRQKEIDSSILNGSSCNSRVRPEGIWPSSSSHMNVSLSLFPDSADDNRTITTQTVISGYASPVPSRQSNGLVHNLVEKGKKYENSVGCRLFGIDLTRNSNAAAPPEKDSLCSTVDPNGTRGPVSAADDSDKAQNMDVFKSSKELKQIASDTFPRETHNKLGSSSTRTRTKVQMQGVAVGRAVDLTVLKGYGDLIKELEEMFEIKGELSTRDKWAVVFTDDEGDMMLLGDDPWLEFCKMVKKILIYSSEEVKKMSTRYKFLASSLEDEGTIASFNSEHKSDT from the exons ATGGCTCATGTTGAGAGTAATCTCAGGGGTGCTTCGATTTCTCATGGTGATAGAG GAGGAGATGATCTATATACGGAGCTATGGAAGGCATGTGCAGGTCCATTGGTGGAGGTCCCGCGGCCTGGAGAGAGAGTTTTCTATTTCCCTCAGGGTCACATGGAACAA TTGGAAGCATCAACAAATCAGGAACTGACTCAACAAATCCCGCGGTTTAATCTTCCTTCTAAGATCCTTTGCCGAGTGGTTAACATTCAACTACTG GCAGAACAAGAGACAGATGATGTTTATGCTCAGATCACCTTGCACCCAGAACCAGAT CAAGCAGAGCCTTCAAGTCCCGATTCATGCCCCCCTGAACCCCAAAAGCCAACGGTTCATTCATTTTGCAAaattctaacagcttctgatactagCACCCATGGAGGGTTTTCTGTTCTCAGAAAGCACGCCACTGAATGCTTACCTCGTTTG GACATGAACCAAGTAACCCCAACTCAGGAATTGGTTGCCAAAGATCTTCATGGGTATGAGTGGCGATTTAAACACATTTTTAGAG GTCAACCAAGAAGACATTTGCTTACAACTGGGTGGAGTACATTCGTCACTTCCAAGAGACTGGTTGCAGGAGATGCTTTCGTTTTTCTGAG GGGTGATAATGGGGAATTGCGAGTTGGAGTTCGGCGTCTTGCTCGTCAGCAAACTCCCATGCCTTCATCTGTGATATCCAGCCAGAGCATGCATTTAGGAGTGCTCGCTACTGCTTCTCATGCTGTTACAACACAGACCCTCTTTGTCGTGTACTACAAGCCTAG GACAAGCCAATTTATTATTGGCTTGAACAAATATTTGGGGGCTGTTAACCATGGGTTGTCAGTTGGAATGCGCTTCAAGATGAGGTTTGAGGGAGAAGACTCTCCTGAGAGGAG GTTCACAGGAACTATAGTTGGCGTTGGAGAAATTTCTCCCGACTGGTCAGGCTCTAAATGGCGGTCATTGAAG GTACAATGGGATGAACCAGCAACAATTCAAAGGCCAGAGAGAGTTTCTCCATGGGATATTGAGCCTTTTGCAGCTTTTGCTTCTGTAAATCTTCCCCCAACAGTGGTAAAGAGTAAAAGGCCTAGACCAGTAGATACACCAGTGTCAG AAATTACCACCAATTCAACTACTTCGCCTTTCTGGTACCATGGATCAGCCCAGTCCCACGAGTTAAGCCAACTAGGTAGTGCTGCTGAAGCTCAAAGTGGTGAAAGCCAAGTAGTTTGGCCTATGAGGCAGAAGGAAATTGACAGCAGTATTCTCAATGGTAGCAGCTGTAACTCAAGGGTCCGACCAGAGGGCATatggccttcttcttcttctcacaTGAATGTCTCTCTAAGTCTTTTCCCTGATTCAGCTGATGACAACAGAACTATAACAACACAGACTGTCATCTCTGGTTATGCGTCGCCTGTTCCATCGAGGCAAAGCAATGGCCTGGTGCATAACCTGGTGGAGAAAGggaaaaaatatgaaaattctgtAGGCTGCCgtttgtttggaattgatttaacAAGAAATTCTAATGCTGCTGCTCCCCCAGAGAAGGACTCTTTATGTTCCACTGTTGATCCCAATGGCACCAGAGGACCTGTTTCAGCTGCAGATGATTCTGATAAGGCACAAAATATGGATGTTTTTAAGTCCTCAAAAGAACTGAAGCAAATTGCATCAGATACATTTCCAAGGGAGACGCATAACAAGCTGGGCTCCTCTTCCACAAGAACTCGTACCAAG GTGCAAATGCAAGGAGTTGCTGTTGGTCGTGCTGTTGATCTAACAGTGCTGAAAGGGTATGGAGATCTTATAAAAGAGCTGGAGGAAATGTTTGAAATCAAAGGAGAACTTTCCACCCGTGACAAATGGGCTGTTGTATTTACTGATGATGAGGGTGATATGATGCTTCTGGGTGACGATCCATGGCT GGAGTTCTGTAAGATGGTCAAGAAGATACTAATATATTCGAGTGAGGAAGTGAAGAAGATGAGCACAAGATACAAGTTTCTTGCATCATCTTTAGAGGATGAAGGGACGATTGCAAGCTTCAACTCTGAGCATAAGTCTGACACATGA